Proteins co-encoded in one Spirosoma endbachense genomic window:
- a CDS encoding OsmC family protein yields MMRKKETSHLFAKDITGDIVKGRQEVVINWRAGQLLMDEPTFNGGKDIGPDPFSAVLSGLVACTLTTLRMYVRKKGWDISDIHVAVNMQQRREPFQTLIERTIFFGQPVSDEQRERLLYIAKNCPVARLLQGEIIIDTDLSDDKSVRAGRGTYPPIDHEAAAVTQDYSEQL; encoded by the coding sequence ATGATGCGTAAAAAAGAAACTAGTCACCTGTTTGCCAAAGACATAACGGGCGATATTGTCAAAGGCCGACAGGAAGTTGTCATCAACTGGCGCGCTGGACAACTACTCATGGATGAGCCGACTTTTAACGGCGGAAAAGACATCGGACCCGATCCGTTTAGTGCCGTACTTTCGGGACTAGTGGCCTGTACACTCACTACGCTTAGAATGTATGTCAGGAAAAAGGGGTGGGATATTTCTGACATACACGTCGCGGTTAACATGCAACAACGGCGAGAACCCTTCCAAACCCTGATAGAGCGTACTATATTTTTTGGTCAACCAGTCAGTGATGAACAACGAGAACGGTTGTTATATATCGCTAAAAATTGCCCCGTTGCGAGATTATTACAGGGCGAGATCATAATTGATACCGATTTGTCAGATGACAAAAGCGTTCGCGCTGGCAGGGGTACCTATCCACCAATTGATCATGAAGCTGCGGCTGTAACGCAAGATTATTCTGAACAGCTATAA
- a CDS encoding EamA family transporter, producing MMNHNNLKVASPFLVAVAFAIVYIVWGSTYFFIQMAIQDLPPLLMGAMRFLAAGAILLLWSFIKGERIFVKSSLITSAIVGILLLVVGNGVVIWAEQTLPSALVAILVSSAPIWFVLLDKPNWSTNLKSKSTLAGLMVGFIGVLLLFGEQVSDMLAANTDRSKIIGMLSLLVGAIAWSSGSLYSKHNPSEGSPTVNVAWQMVIAGLVFLPASLLNHEFDRVIWSQITVQAWLALAYLVLFGSIIAYSAYVWLLQVRSATQVSTYAYVNPVIAVILGIVFAHETISLVQLIGLVVILGSVLLINLSKYRIGTTGNNNEKKGVSDKPSALLHDQVCLTDVLIPPVKIIEN from the coding sequence ATGATGAATCATAATAACCTGAAAGTCGCCAGTCCATTTTTGGTTGCTGTCGCCTTTGCGATCGTTTATATTGTCTGGGGCTCAACGTATTTCTTTATACAGATGGCCATTCAGGATCTACCACCTTTACTAATGGGAGCCATGCGTTTTCTGGCTGCCGGAGCTATACTGCTTTTGTGGTCGTTTATTAAGGGCGAACGTATCTTCGTTAAAAGCAGCCTTATTACATCGGCCATAGTGGGTATATTGCTTTTGGTAGTGGGTAATGGTGTCGTTATTTGGGCAGAACAAACCCTGCCCAGCGCGTTGGTGGCCATATTAGTCTCATCGGCACCCATCTGGTTCGTGCTACTTGATAAACCAAACTGGAGCACTAACCTTAAAAGTAAATCGACGCTGGCCGGGTTGATGGTTGGTTTTATCGGTGTACTCCTGCTATTTGGTGAGCAGGTAAGCGATATGCTGGCAGCAAACACGGATCGATCAAAAATCATTGGGATGTTGTCGTTACTTGTCGGAGCCATTGCCTGGTCGTCGGGGTCACTTTATTCAAAACACAACCCTTCCGAAGGTTCGCCAACCGTTAATGTAGCCTGGCAGATGGTCATCGCTGGTCTGGTATTTCTGCCCGCTAGTTTGTTGAATCACGAATTTGATCGGGTAATTTGGTCTCAGATCACCGTGCAGGCGTGGCTGGCGCTGGCTTATCTTGTTCTGTTCGGGTCAATTATTGCCTATAGCGCCTATGTGTGGCTACTACAGGTACGCTCGGCTACGCAGGTAAGTACCTATGCTTACGTGAATCCAGTGATTGCTGTTATTTTAGGAATCGTGTTTGCCCATGAAACCATCTCACTAGTCCAGCTAATTGGTCTGGTCGTTATTTTAGGCAGTGTTTTATTAATTAACCTTTCCAAATACCGTATCGGGACCACGGGCAACAACAACGAAAAAAAAGGAGTATCTGATAAGCCATCTGCATTACTGCATGACCAGGTTTGTCTAACCGATGTGCTTATTCCCCCGGTAAAAATAATCGAAAACTGA
- a CDS encoding DoxX family protein: MITSKTEHFLQIFLRVAIAATMLSAVADRFGLWGPDSSWGNWQNFEKYTGEVTSFLPGILSKFSAYAATFFEILLSVMLVSGFKTKLAAIGTGILLLMFALAMSVSLGIKAPFDYSVWVGSAAAFLLAAQQDDPLKRQRPLYSSSKES; encoded by the coding sequence ATGATCACCAGTAAAACGGAACATTTTCTTCAGATTTTTTTACGAGTTGCCATCGCTGCCACAATGCTTTCAGCGGTTGCCGACCGGTTTGGTCTTTGGGGACCTGACTCTAGCTGGGGCAACTGGCAGAATTTTGAAAAATACACGGGGGAAGTTACTTCTTTTCTCCCAGGAATTTTGAGCAAATTCTCCGCTTACGCTGCCACATTTTTCGAAATACTATTGTCGGTTATGCTGGTTTCAGGCTTTAAGACAAAACTAGCAGCCATTGGCACAGGCATTCTTTTGTTGATGTTTGCCCTAGCCATGAGCGTCTCTTTGGGGATAAAAGCCCCTTTCGATTATTCGGTTTGGGTGGGGAGTGCAGCCGCCTTTTTACTGGCTGCTCAACAGGACGACCCGTTGAAGCGGCAGAGACCGCTTTATTCCAGCTCAAAGGAATCATAA
- a CDS encoding LysR family transcriptional regulator: MEIRHLQMVKEVASSGNLTRAAEQLFLTQSALSHQLREIEGYFNTQLFIRDKKQMRLSQAGMIVLQAAEKILQEVADTRAKVRTLIDNEAGEIRLCTQCYTSYHWLAGFLREFQMIYPKVDIKIELEAATKDADKHLITNTIDVAITEGNSNPKFLYTPLFQDEFVAIVAPDHPWSGRGWVELADFAGQNYVMYNIPDEESENFMMIFKNCRPAKVYKITLTEAILEMVKAGMGVAVMPTWVVRPYVQSGQLTTVPITEERILRTWYAATLKGKQQPPFTGAFVKQLACYMKELDNYACAV, translated from the coding sequence ATGGAAATTCGACACCTTCAGATGGTGAAAGAGGTTGCCAGTAGTGGTAACCTGACGAGAGCCGCCGAACAGTTGTTTTTAACACAATCAGCCCTGAGCCATCAGCTGAGGGAAATTGAAGGCTACTTCAACACGCAGCTTTTCATCCGCGATAAAAAACAGATGCGTCTTTCGCAGGCTGGGATGATTGTTTTACAGGCAGCTGAGAAGATACTTCAGGAAGTAGCCGATACGCGGGCTAAGGTTCGAACCCTGATTGACAATGAGGCAGGAGAGATCCGGCTTTGTACGCAATGCTACACCTCCTATCACTGGCTGGCTGGTTTTTTGCGCGAGTTCCAGATGATTTACCCCAAAGTAGATATTAAGATTGAGTTGGAAGCTGCGACCAAGGACGCTGATAAGCACCTGATAACCAATACAATCGATGTGGCCATCACGGAGGGGAATAGCAATCCTAAATTTTTGTATACCCCGCTTTTTCAGGATGAGTTTGTGGCTATCGTTGCCCCCGACCATCCATGGTCTGGTCGCGGCTGGGTCGAGTTAGCCGATTTTGCCGGACAGAATTATGTCATGTATAATATTCCGGACGAGGAAAGTGAAAATTTTATGATGATTTTCAAAAACTGTCGGCCCGCCAAAGTATACAAAATCACCCTTACCGAAGCGATATTGGAAATGGTTAAAGCCGGTATGGGTGTTGCCGTCATGCCAACCTGGGTAGTTCGGCCTTATGTACAATCGGGTCAATTGACTACAGTACCCATCACGGAGGAACGAATTCTTAGAACCTGGTATGCTGCAACCTTAAAGGGCAAACAACAGCCACCATTTACCGGCGCTTTTGTTAAGCAACTAGCCTGTTACATGAAGGAGCTGGATAACTACGCTTGTGCGGTATGA
- a CDS encoding SBBP repeat-containing protein, translating to MIDLLPDCVQSDFQPVTFPEATIPSPCMVTKSPIFLGRQRLTRFERWQALAGRPCIMGLIWLLLGWGLTSTTQAQKLVWAKQLGGTNPSLQQLATSVAVDGMGNVYTTGYFMGTVDFDPGAGVVNLTSTGGNDIFVSKFNAGGNFIWAKQLSGSGDDRGTSVVVDGSGNVYTTGYFESSVDFDPGAGVFKLTSAGYEDMFVSKLDAGGNLVWAKQVSGISHDGGNSVAVDGAGNVYTTGYFLGTTDFDPGAGVFKLTSAGDTDLFVSKLDADGNFVWAKAVGGTSGDQGTSVMVDGMSNVYITGYFEGTVDFDPGAGVAKLTSTGQNTDIFVSKFNAGGNLVWAKQLGGTFHDGGTSIAVDKMGNVYTTGYFEDTGDFDPGAGVFKLTSAPGAYSDMFVSKLDAGGNFVWAKGVGSKGLDYGTSVAVDGSGNVYTTGLFYYTVDFDPGMGVFNLTSAYSDIFVSKLDAGGNFVWAKQVGGINGYVFSSSIAVDEGGSIYTTGNFYSTVDFDPGMGVFNLTSAGYRDIFVSKLHQYTPVSLTTWVSSTTVNAGNTLTLSVTATGGTPGKPDHPYSYTWAAPVGCTLSATNTSTVSATVGARLSGVQTFTVTVTDSDDSPAVTDQVRVMVNALSTATFRIDGVTTMSCETVSASQRRVSFNPRYEGLDGSSVSFSVVNEMRPTRNQGPYTLTLYTDNPVITLQATQSETTTEFTYNWLRDCPSTARLGVGEEGSGLLVYLLGNPVEGELATIEISGVMGQPVQVELVDTQGRSYYQQALPQASGLDRVRLPLGSRHGMLLIRVSTSTQQHTVKLLRL from the coding sequence ATGATCGATTTATTACCAGATTGTGTTCAATCTGATTTCCAGCCGGTTACTTTTCCGGAAGCTACTATCCCATCACCCTGCATGGTGACCAAATCCCCCATCTTTTTAGGACGGCAACGACTGACTCGCTTCGAGAGGTGGCAAGCCTTGGCTGGCCGCCCCTGTATAATGGGACTCATCTGGCTGTTGCTAGGTTGGGGGCTTACTTCGACCACCCAGGCCCAGAAACTCGTCTGGGCCAAACAACTCGGCGGTACCAACCCTAGCCTTCAACAATTGGCCACGTCGGTGGCCGTAGATGGAATGGGTAACGTTTACACCACCGGCTATTTCATGGGTACGGTGGACTTTGATCCGGGTGCAGGGGTGGTCAATCTGACCTCGACCGGGGGTAATGACATCTTTGTGAGCAAGTTCAACGCGGGGGGCAACTTTATCTGGGCCAAACAACTCAGCGGCAGCGGTGATGATAGGGGCACATCAGTAGTGGTAGATGGGTCGGGTAACGTTTATACCACCGGTTATTTCGAGAGTAGTGTCGATTTTGATCCCGGTGCGGGTGTGTTCAAACTGACCTCAGCAGGATATGAGGACATGTTTGTGAGCAAACTCGACGCGGGAGGCAACCTGGTCTGGGCCAAACAAGTTAGCGGCATCAGTCATGACGGTGGCAACTCAGTAGCGGTTGATGGAGCGGGCAACGTTTATACTACCGGCTATTTCTTAGGTACGACCGATTTTGATCCCGGTGCGGGCGTGTTCAAGCTGACCTCAGCGGGGGATACTGACCTGTTTGTGAGCAAGCTCGATGCGGATGGCAACTTCGTCTGGGCCAAAGCAGTCGGCGGCACCAGTGGTGATCAAGGCACCTCGGTGATGGTGGATGGGATGAGTAACGTTTATATCACCGGCTATTTCGAGGGTACGGTGGACTTTGATCCGGGTGCAGGGGTGGCCAAGCTGACCTCGACGGGGCAGAATACTGACATCTTTGTGAGCAAGTTCAACGCGGGGGGCAACCTGGTCTGGGCCAAACAACTCGGCGGTACATTTCATGATGGTGGTACTTCAATAGCGGTGGATAAGATGGGCAACGTCTATACTACGGGCTATTTCGAGGATACGGGCGATTTCGATCCCGGTGCGGGCGTGTTCAAGCTGACCTCGGCGCCGGGGGCCTATTCTGACATGTTTGTAAGCAAGCTCGATGCAGGGGGTAACTTTGTCTGGGCCAAAGGAGTCGGCAGCAAAGGCCTTGATTACGGTACCTCGGTGGCCGTGGATGGGTCGGGTAACGTCTACACCACCGGCCTTTTCTATTATACGGTGGATTTTGATCCGGGGATGGGTGTATTCAATCTAACCTCGGCCTATTCTGACATCTTTGTGAGTAAGCTCGACGCGGGGGGCAACTTTGTCTGGGCCAAACAAGTCGGCGGCATCAATGGGTATGTGTTCAGCAGTTCGATAGCGGTGGATGAGGGTGGGAGCATCTATACCACTGGCAATTTTTATAGTACGGTGGATTTTGATCCGGGAATGGGTGTGTTCAATCTGACCTCGGCTGGGTATAGAGACATCTTTGTGAGTAAGCTGCATCAATACACCCCGGTGAGTTTAACCACCTGGGTCAGTTCCACTACGGTTAACGCGGGCAATACATTGACCCTGTCAGTAACAGCCACGGGGGGCACACCCGGAAAGCCGGACCATCCCTACTCCTACACCTGGGCAGCTCCGGTAGGCTGTACCCTGTCGGCCACCAATACCAGTACGGTCTCGGCCACCGTGGGGGCGCGGCTGAGCGGGGTGCAAACGTTCACTGTTACGGTAACCGATTCGGACGATTCGCCCGCCGTCACCGATCAGGTGCGCGTGATGGTCAACGCCCTCTCTACAGCTACCTTTCGCATTGATGGAGTGACGACGATGAGCTGTGAAACCGTCTCGGCCAGTCAGCGTCGGGTGAGCTTCAATCCACGCTACGAAGGGCTGGATGGCTCCTCGGTGAGCTTCTCCGTCGTCAACGAAATGCGGCCTACCCGGAATCAGGGACCTTACACGCTGACGCTGTACACCGACAATCCCGTTATCACACTACAGGCCACTCAGAGCGAAACGACCACTGAGTTTACCTACAACTGGCTGAGGGACTGCCCGTCAACGGCCCGGCTTGGAGTTGGCGAAGAAGGGTCTGGTTTACTGGTGTACCTATTGGGTAATCCGGTTGAGGGAGAATTGGCGACAATCGAGATTAGCGGAGTAATGGGTCAGCCTGTTCAGGTTGAACTGGTCGATACCCAGGGACGATCCTACTACCAGCAAGCCTTGCCGCAGGCCAGCGGTCTGGACCGTGTTCGTTTACCACTCGGGAGCCGTCATGGCATGTTGCTGATTCGGGTTTCGACGTCCACTCAACAGCACACGGTCAAGCTCCTCCGATTATAA
- a CDS encoding WG repeat-containing protein, whose translation METTTSKKWYNKVWLVVFSGLTLFPINLFILLKNQSIKRIWKVILFLLSPLFTALTVGLLFFSYISISSLLKTKFEESAKKAADGPIVFYDWNTALAGYKNADDEIIIPAKFDYAGDIVNGSAVVCQDGKYGYIDKEGNQLLPFQFDDAFTFNEGVAVVKQENKWMVIDSKGQPLKTLDYDSIYQSDTLFMIKKKNLYGCLNTKGEEIIKPEVPSSFHFRDGLAYFGPFKDGIIYMDTRLKPALIINGTQGSDFSEGLSAIIRDGKVGFINLNGELVIPAEYDVKDYSGITFLPSFSLGLACVHKNGKYGFINKQGEIVIPLQFDHAYDFNKSGITTVTVNKKQGVINTQGDFVLQPIYESVNTIPSGINIIRAELNGKFGFVDKTGKVVRPFIYDLVYDYNDGRFFARQNGKWALLDQDGKQITPFHFENVYGGFEEGVACVQLNGKYGYISKSGKLIIDFKFDKGGNFNKGKLGKYQNDSYFIYNKKGREIGSE comes from the coding sequence ATGGAAACTACCACGTCAAAAAAATGGTACAACAAAGTATGGCTAGTTGTTTTCTCCGGCCTGACATTATTCCCTATAAACCTCTTTATACTTTTGAAAAATCAGAGTATAAAGCGAATATGGAAGGTGATTCTATTTTTACTTTCCCCCTTATTTACAGCACTGACAGTCGGCCTTTTATTCTTTTCCTATATCAGTATATCATCCCTGCTCAAAACTAAATTTGAAGAATCGGCAAAAAAAGCAGCTGACGGTCCTATTGTTTTTTATGACTGGAATACGGCACTTGCCGGGTATAAAAACGCAGACGACGAAATAATCATCCCGGCAAAGTTTGATTATGCTGGTGACATCGTTAATGGATCAGCCGTCGTATGTCAGGATGGGAAATATGGTTATATTGATAAAGAGGGCAATCAATTACTGCCATTTCAGTTTGACGACGCTTTTACATTCAATGAGGGAGTGGCCGTTGTTAAGCAGGAAAACAAATGGATGGTCATTGATAGCAAGGGCCAACCATTGAAAACATTGGATTATGATAGTATATATCAGAGTGATACACTATTTATGATAAAGAAGAAGAATTTATATGGGTGTCTGAATACGAAAGGCGAAGAAATTATCAAACCAGAAGTTCCCTCATCTTTCCATTTTCGGGATGGCTTAGCGTATTTTGGTCCTTTCAAAGATGGGATCATTTATATGGATACAAGATTGAAACCTGCCCTGATTATTAACGGTACTCAAGGTAGTGATTTTAGTGAAGGCTTGTCTGCAATTATTCGAGACGGGAAGGTAGGTTTTATTAACCTGAACGGAGAATTAGTGATTCCAGCAGAATATGACGTTAAAGATTATAGCGGTATTACCTTTCTGCCATCCTTTTCGTTAGGCTTAGCCTGTGTCCATAAAAATGGGAAGTATGGCTTTATAAACAAACAGGGAGAAATCGTTATACCTCTTCAATTTGACCATGCCTATGATTTTAATAAAAGCGGGATAACAACTGTCACAGTAAATAAAAAGCAGGGAGTTATCAATACCCAGGGTGATTTTGTTCTTCAACCGATTTATGAAAGCGTCAATACCATTCCTTCTGGAATTAATATAATAAGGGCCGAGTTAAACGGTAAATTTGGTTTTGTCGATAAAACAGGCAAAGTAGTCAGACCCTTTATCTATGATCTGGTTTATGATTATAATGATGGAAGATTTTTTGCCAGACAAAACGGGAAATGGGCTTTGCTGGATCAGGACGGGAAACAGATTACTCCCTTTCACTTTGAAAACGTCTATGGTGGTTTTGAGGAAGGGGTAGCCTGTGTTCAACTAAATGGAAAATATGGCTATATCAGTAAGTCAGGTAAGCTGATAATTGATTTTAAATTCGATAAAGGCGGAAATTTCAATAAAGGGAAACTCGGTAAATATCAAAACGATAGCTATTTTATTTATAATAAAAAGGGTCGGGAAATTGGCTCTGAATAG
- a CDS encoding NADP-dependent oxidoreductase, translated as MKAIVVTDQAAGTAGMKLVERPEPLAAINDVVVEVHASSITGDELSWPSTWTDRLDRDRTPSIPGHELAGVVTALGYGTTGLSVGQRVFGLTDWYRDGTLAEYVAVEARNLAPLPGDVDFAVGASLVMPGLTAWQGLFEHGHLRAGQSVLVHGAAGIVGSMAAQFAREAGAYVIGTGRTAGRQTALDFGAQEFVDLDNEALEDVGGVDLVFDVLGGDIAKRSAGLIRAGGTLVTITGPTDIRPTGGLTIDFVVVPDRAQLNEVVQRFRAGRLRPNIGHIATLDNAVAAFNPTSRVKGKTIIRVRP; from the coding sequence CGTGGAGCGGCCCGAGCCGCTGGCAGCGATAAACGATGTCGTCGTTGAGGTTCACGCGTCGAGTATCACCGGAGATGAGCTGTCGTGGCCCTCGACCTGGACCGATCGGCTCGATCGTGACCGGACCCCGTCGATCCCCGGCCACGAACTGGCCGGAGTGGTCACCGCCCTCGGCTACGGCACAACGGGACTGTCGGTGGGACAGCGGGTGTTTGGCCTTACCGACTGGTATCGCGACGGCACCCTGGCGGAGTATGTAGCCGTCGAGGCACGCAACCTTGCGCCGTTGCCGGGCGACGTTGACTTCGCTGTGGGCGCGAGTCTGGTGATGCCGGGACTGACCGCATGGCAGGGGCTGTTCGAGCACGGCCACCTTCGGGCGGGGCAGAGCGTCCTGGTGCATGGTGCGGCCGGCATAGTCGGTTCGATGGCGGCCCAGTTCGCCCGTGAGGCTGGCGCCTACGTCATCGGCACCGGGCGCACTGCCGGCCGTCAGACGGCTCTCGACTTCGGCGCACAGGAGTTCGTCGACCTCGATAACGAAGCCTTAGAAGATGTTGGCGGGGTCGATCTGGTTTTTGATGTCCTCGGGGGCGACATCGCGAAGCGGTCTGCGGGCTTGATTCGCGCTGGAGGAACGCTGGTGACCATCACCGGCCCAACCGATATACGGCCCACAGGAGGGCTGACTATTGACTTTGTCGTCGTACCCGATCGAGCCCAATTGAATGAGGTCGTCCAGCGGTTCCGAGCGGGACGTCTGCGGCCGAACATCGGCCACATCGCTACCCTTGACAACGCTGTTGCCGCCTTCAATCCGACCAGTCGAGTCAAGGGGAAGACGATCATCCGTGTTCGTCCGTGA